The genome window ACCGAAGATTGGTTTCATCCATTCTATTGAAGGTGTGTCCTGAATTCCCCATTCGTTGTTTAAGACGATCCAACACATCGCGTAACCCGTGCTTGTTCCCTTGACGAATCCACCGAGTAACCAGCTCCAGATCTTCTCTTGTAATCCATGAGTTAGCCCCTTTGAAGGCGGTGTGATCATACGATAAAGCGGTTTCGGGACAACTCGAACTCAGCACCCTGTCTTCACTCTCCGAATGGAACATCAGTATTTTTTGACAATGCCGGTATCGCTCCAGAATTTGACTTTCCCGGTTCACGGGCACATCATCCTGAACAACCCTGATCCTCACACTTGAATTCAAGGATACGATCGCATTCAATTCATGATACAGTTGATGGGCCAGTTCCTCTGAACGACATTTCCACTCACTCGATGCCTCCAGCAGGATGCACCACTCACCTTTGCGAGTCGAAAGAATCTGACAGTCCCCCGTCATGCTCTCTGCCACTTCCCGAAGTCTTGAACTGATGTTCTCATGCCATCGCTCATGCTGAAGCTCGGACCAGCCGATAGAATGGCGAAAATAACCGACCGCATCCACCAGCAGCAACGTATACGGTGCAGCCGCTGTTATGAACTCAGGAACAGAGGCAGGATAGGCAATTTTCTGCGGTGCTTCTCCCCGCAATAGGTCAATCAAATGTTTGTGTCTGATCCAGCTTTCCATCTCTTGGCTGCGATAACGTTGCGATTCGTTTTCCATACGTCTCTTCTGGATCTGCCCGGCAAGCTCACGCAGTTTATGTTCCAGATTCAAATAATCGATGGGCTTGCATATGTATTCATGCACGTTATATTGAATAGCAGTCCGAGCATACTCAAACTGCTGATAACCGGTCAGCAAAATAATTTCACACGTTTCACCTTGCTCTCGCAGCAACCGAATGAGTTCCAATCCATCCATGGACGGCATCCGAATATCGCATAAGAGAATGTCTGGATGAATTTCTGTTACTTTCCCCAGCGCTTCTGCCCCGCTTCTCGCTGTACCTGTAATTTTAATCCCCATCTCTTCCCAGGGTAAGATGTAGTTCAGATTCTCCAGAATCGGGAGCTCATCGTCAACCAGCATTGCAGTCAGATTCATCCGGCTTCCTCCTGCTCATATAATGGTATGATGCATCGAATCACAGTGCCATACCCCGGTGCAGAACATATGAATATGCCATACCCGGTCCCGTATTGAATACGAATTCGATCTGCCACACTTCGTAATCCCAATCCCCGGCGTTCCGTTATGGATGATAATGATTCCGTCCCTTTGACCAGCATGTCTTCCGGCGGATCTGCTGCCATGTACTCAAATCGTGCGAGCATTTCCTGGGGAATACCAATCCCACTATCCTCAACACATAACACAAGTTGATCCCGTTCTGCATATGCGCTTATCCGCAGTACACCTGGATAGGTGATTCCCTCAAACCCATGTTGAATGCTATTTTCCACCAGAGGCTGGAGCGTCAGTTTGAGCAAAATTGAACTGTATAGATGGGGTGGTATGTCAATCTCATAGGTGAACAAATCACTGAACCTGTATTGTTGAATTTCCAGATAACTCTGCAAATGCCTTATCTCCTCACTCAGCGGAATCTCCTCCTGATCCTGAATGCTGATACGAAGCATATTGCCCAACCTGGTCACCATCTCGCTTACTTTGCGGCCCTCGCCACGTAGTGCCAATCCATTAATGGATTCCAATGTGTTAAACAGAAAATGGGGTTTGATCTGGGCTTGGAGTACACGTAGTTCCGCTTGGGCCTTCTGCTCTTGCTCAGCCCGAACACGACGGAATAATCCCCCAATACGTTCCAATAGCTCATTGAATCCTTGCGCCAGCAGCTGCATCTCGTCAAAACCTTTACCTTCCACCCTTGCGTTAAAATCACCATCATCCACACGGCGCATAAATCTTACAAGTACAGCAATATTGCCCGTAATGCGATTCATGAAAAATAGATTAAAGATCATGGCGGCGAACAGGCACGACAGAATAATAATGACAGACCAGCCTGCAAAAGCATTTGTTTCCGCAGATAAGGCTTCCCATGAAGTCACACTGACGAGACTCCAGTTATAGTTCTTCAGATGATATTGCGAAATGATGCTCTCCTTGCCGTCAAAGACCGTTCTGACGCTGCGAAAGCCGGGACCGTAACTGCCGGATTCTGCTCCAAGGTTCTGCATGTTCTCACCGTTATAACGCCCTGCTGGATCATAAACGATCAGTCCTTCTTCGTTAATTAACAGGAATGATGTATCCTGTGCCGAATCACTGATTTGCAGATGACGAAAGATCCGGTCAATTTCTCCTTTTTTGATCTGAACAACAAGCACGCCGATATTTTGAAAATAACTGAGTTCCTTGACCAGTCTGATCTGGGTGAAAACAGGTTCTACTCCGGTTAATTCGGAATACTCCAGAGGCGCGAGCCATTTGGGCACGCCATTAAGTTGCTGAATTTCGTTGAATAAGGGATGCACTTTGAATTGCTGAAAAGGAAGGGCTTGAAAATTCTCTTTGGTGAAAATGGAGACAATCTGGTTGTTCTCGGAAGAACGCAAATCATATAAAAAGGCATAACTGATGAACGGATAATTATATAGAAGGGAACGGAAATTGCGCTGGCTGGCATTCAGGGATAACTGATTACCGGTGCCCAGATCCTGCTTGGTCGGGTCTTTCGCGTTCAATGCCATCTGGAAAACAGATGTCGCTATCCCGTTGTCGGTCACATTATTAATCTGCTGAAATACATTCTCGATATTGTAACTAATGGCCTGAAGCGCATATTCGGCCTGTTGATTGTATTTTTTCTCAATCGTATGTGATGTGACCAGAAACATGCCAATGCCCAGCGCACACATCGGTACAATGATCAGCAGCAGAAATGCCAAGGCCAGCTTCATTCGCAAGTTCATATCCCGTTCTCCCTATTCACTGGTTCATGGTATTAACCTTTGACACCGCCTGCAGTTACTCCTTCTATAATTTTCTCCTGGAGTATGGCGTAGATCACAAGTACAGGTACAACACTGTATACAATACCTGCCGACATCTGAGCATAGTTCATCTGATATTGATCCCGAAACTGGACCATACCCACGGGCAGCGTGCGCAATTTATCGGTGGATAAGAAATAGTTGGCGAGTAAAAATTCGTTCCAGTTCCCGAGGAAATTAACGATAAAAACGGTAACAATAGCCGGAACCGTAAGAGGTATCACTATTTTAGCAAAGATACCCGGAGCCCTCAAGCCGTCCATAACCGCTGCTTCCTCAATTTCACCAGGCAGAGATCGCATAAAAGCCGCCAGTATAATAATGGTAAAGGGAATCGCATTCGCCACATAGGGAACGATCAATGCCAGATGTGTATCCAATATGCCCATTTTGCGTACAAGCAGATAAATCGGCAGCATGAGTGCATTGTTGGGAATAAGCATGCCCGCCAGAATCAAGCTGTACAGAAATAGACTCCATTTCCGGTGTCTCATCCGGGTTACGGCAAAAGCAAACATCGCACCGAGTGCAATTGTACACGCCGAAGACAGAATTGAGATGTATAGGCTGTTCCAGAAATACGTGCCAATCTTCGCATTCACCCAGGCCTCCACATAATTGTTAAACTCCCATGTTGTCGGCAGACCGAACGGATTCAAGGCAATTTCATTGTTATCCTGCTTGAAGGACGAGAAAATCACAAATAAAAAGGGAAACAAAATCGCGATTAAATACAACATTAACAACACATGAGGTATACTACTTTTTATGTTTTTCGCCATCAATATTCCACCTTCTCGCTCTTTCTCGCCACCAGCAGTTGATACATCGCAGTAAGCACAAGCGTCAGAGCAAAGATCAGTACCGCAATGGTATTGCCATAACCATATTTGAAATTGGTAATCGCATATTTGATCATGTATGTCGCCAGAACCTCGGTGGACCCAGCGGGCCCACCTTTGGTCATGACAATCACGATGTCAGCTGCTTTCATAGCTCCTGCAATGGACAACATGATAACGACGGAAATGATCGGACGAATCAGCGGCAGTGTTATCCGCATTGCACGTTGTACCGCCGTTGCACCATCGATTGCAGCTGCTTCATCCAAATCACGGGGAATCGCCAGTATGGCAGCCAGTACCATGACAATGTAAAATCCCGTCCACTGCCAGGCATTGGTAACCAAAATGGACAACATGGCAAATCGGTTATCGGATAACCAGTAGATTGGATCGATGCCCAGCACATGAAGCATTTTGTTTAATAATCCGATGTTGGGCTCATAGATGAACCCCCATAAGATACCGATCACGGCTGTCGACATAATGGATGGTAAAAAAACAGCTGTTTTATACAGACCTTTCAGCCTTTTCACATTGGCAATCAGTAGCGAAAACAGGACGATTAGAGGTACCTGAATCAGTACCGAAAATCCGATGAAAAAGCCGTTATTCCGTGTGGAAATCCAAAATCGTTCATCGGTCAGTGCCTTCACATAGTTGGATAAGCCCACAAAACGTGGCTCAGCGGAAACCCCATTCCAACTCGTCAGACTGTAATATAAGGAGCTGCCAATAGGATATAGAAAGAACATGATAAACAGAATCAGGGCTGGCATTACAAACAGCGTATAGATTAACGGGCTGCGGAGTGAAGTATTCATGGTCAGCCTCCTTAAGTCACTTCAACGGTCGCAGTTTCAACTTGGATTGATTTATTCCACTGAAGCGTTTGCTTCCTCCTGTACCTTTTGCAGTTCTTCTGCCATTTTCTCTGGCGTAGTCTGCCCACCAATCAACTTCTGAATCTGCAGATTACTGATCTCTGTCGTCACATCAGCCTGAACGAGTGCATCAAATGCCGGGAACGACGTCTTGGACGCATTAAGCACGGCCACAATTTCTTTCATCAGATCATCGGTAATGCTATCGGTTAACACTTTTTCATCCAGCTTCATGGCAGGCAATACACCATCTTCCACAAGGCCGCGAACCTGCATATCTTCATTGTAGAAATTTTTGATAAAAGCTTTAACGGCTTCCAGCTTCTGCGGATCATCCGCCACGGCTGCCGAGAATCCATATCCATTGTTCACATCCCGCATCAAGGACGTCTGATCACCTGCTCCGTTCTCTACCGGAGGCATATTAAAGAATCCAACCTTGCCAATGAGCGATTCCCCGCTCTGGCCTTCCTTGAATACAGATGATTTCCATGTTCCGTCATACATTAATACCGCTTCTCCGCTGGTAAATTGCGTGGTGTATTCGGCATATTCGAAGCCCAGTTCACCTTTTTTGAAATAACCCTTATCAACCCATTCCTTATGTTTGGCAAAACCTTGGACAACACCCGGATCGGTCCACTTCGCTTCACCTGTTGCAAACTTTGCGGTAATCTCCGGCCCGGCATAGCGGGACCACAGGTGGTTGGTTAACATAAGCGGAACCCAGCCTGCCTTGGATGCAGAAGCAAGCGGCACTTTGCCATCAGCCTTAATCTCGGCCAACATGTTGTCCAGTTCAACCATGGTGGTTGGAGCTTTCCATCCTTTTTGTTCAAAGTACTCTTTATTATAGAAAAAACCTTCGCCCGAACCGCCAATCGGCAGTCCATACACTTTGTCTTCATACGTAAATGGCTCAAGGGATGTAAACTGGTCCTGGATGCCCAACTCTTGAAGGATTGGAGTCAGATCAAGCAGCATACCTTCCTTGGCATACACTTTGGAATCCGGACTGCCGAACAGTTCAAATATATCCGGCGGGTTACCTGCCGCCATCTCCCCGCGAAGCTTCTCCTTGCGATTCACATCGGATTCGACACCATCCAGCGTAAAGGTCAGATTGGGTATCTCACCCTCCACTTTGTCCACAACGTCCTGCAGAATGGCCAATCGTTTCTGTTTGTCAGCCCCCACCTGCGTGTGGCGAAGGAGCATCTCAACCGGTTCCTTACTTGTTTCCTCCACAGGTGTATTGCCTGCGCCTTGCTGTGGCTCGTTACTTGAGCTTGCACATCCCGCCAAAGTCCATGAAGTGATAAGCAATAATGAAAGCAGCAATGTCATTCTTTTTTTCATCGGGTTGACCCTCCTCAAGATATTGAGCATTTGGCTTTACACTCTGATTATAAAAAGCCGGAGCTTACATCGTAAGGATGACAATTCATCAATGGAGGGATAAAATCCTTCACTGGACAAAAAACAGCCCCTGCGAAGTATACTCGCAAGGGCTGCTTGGCTCTTGGTTTTTACGTTATATATAAATGTTGATCACTTATCGGAACAAGCCACGCCAGCCGTTTCCTGGCGACCTTGTTCGATGAGGCGATACGCCCGCTCCACTTCTTCTTCACTTGGTGAAGGAACGCCATCCAGTGGATATATTTTGCCGAGTGCTTCCCATTTGTAGATCCCCATCTGATGGTATGGAAGAATTTCGAACTTCTCGACGCCATTTAATGTTCCAATAAACCGTCCGAGGTTAAGCAGATCCTCTTCCTCGTTATGAATGCCAGGCACATACACGTGGCGTATCCACATTTTCCGACCTTGCTCCGATAACCACTTGGCCGTTTTCAATGTTCTCTCGTTGGATTTGCCTGTCAGCTTGATATGTTTCTCGTCATCAATATGCTTGAGATCCAGCAGAACCAGGTCTGTGTTATCGAGCAGATCGTGAATCCGTTCCGGTTCGTTAAATCCGTTGCTGTCCAGTGTCGTATGCAATCCCCAGCGACGTTTCACTTCTTTGAAAATTTCGCCTACAAAGTGGGCCTGCAACGTTGGTTCTCCGCCAGATATCGTGAGTCCGCCTCCGGAGCTGCGGTAATAGGATAGATATGGCTCAATTTCAGCCAGTACCTCCTCAAGTGTCATTTCTTTTCCACCATCCAGCGCCCATGTATCAGGGTTATGGCAATACTGACACTTGAGTAGACATCCTTGCATAAAAAGCACGAAGCGGATGCCTGGGCCGTCAACCGTCCCGAAAGTTTCGAGTGAATGAATATGTCCGTTAACCATGCTGCCTCTTCCTTTCTGTATCCGCATCCGCTGTGCGTTTAATATGAGTTGGAATGTCTTGCTCTAGCGGTCTTCTACTTGCATATTACTTACATCGAGCCATGGAACGTACGGTTGATGACATCCAACTGTTGTTCACGAGTCAGTTTAATGAAGTTAACCGCATATCCGGATACCCGTACTGTCAGTTGCGGATAGTTTTCCGGGTGATCCATCGCATCAATCAGTTGCTGACGATCAAATACGTTAACGTTCAGATGATGAGCGTTTTGACCAAAGTAGCCATCCATCATCGCAGTGAGATTGGATTTACGTGTAGTCTCCTCTTTACCCAATGCTTTTGGCACGATGGAGAAGGTATTGGAAATCCCGTCAAGACTGTGTTCATAAGGCAATTTGGCTACAGAGCCAAGGGAAGCCAGGGCACCTTTTTTGTCACGACCATGCATTGGGTTCGCACCTGGAGCAAATGGTTCACCTGCTTTACGACCGTCCGGTGTAGTCCCTGTTTTCTTACCATATACCACGTTGGAAGTGATCGTCAGAACGGATTGTGTTGGTATTGCGTTACGGTATGCTTTGTGCTTACGAATCATGCCCATGAAGCTCTCAACCAGTTCAACAGCAATGCTGTCCACGCTATCTTCATTGTTACCGTAACAAGGGAAGTCGCCTTCGATTTCGAAATCAACAGCGATGCCTTGTTCGTTACGGATTGGTTTTACTTTGGCATATTTGATGGCACTCAGTGAATCTGCTGTAACCGAGAGACCCGCGATACCACAAGCCATCGTACGTACAATGTCACGGTCATGCAATGCCATTTCGATACGCTCATAGCTGTATTTATCGTGCATGTAGTGAATGACGTTGAGGGTATTCATATACAGCTTCGCGAGCCACTCCATCATTGGTTTGAAGCGTTTCATGACCTCATTGTAATCCAGCACTTCACTGGTAATGGCAGGATACTCCGGTCCGACCTGTGCTCCGGATTTCTCGTCACGACCACCGTTGATCGCATACAGGAGAGCTTTTGCCAAGTTGGCACGAGCGCCGAAGAATTGCATTTGTTTCCCGATCTTCATCGCCGATACACAGCATGCAATACCGTAATCGTCACCATAGATTGGACGCATCAGGTCATCATTTTCATACTGGATTGAACTGGTTTCAATGGATACTTTGCTGCAATAATCTTTGAAAGCTTCTGGAAGCTTCGTGGACCATAGTACAGTCAGGTTCGGTTCTGGTGCAGGACCCAGGTTGTGCAGGGTATGCAGGAAACGGAAGCTGTTTTTCGTTACGCGTGTTTCACCATTCACTGACATACCGCCGATGGACTCCGTCACCCATGTTGGATCTCCACTGAACAGTTCGTTGTAATCCGGTGTACGCAGGAATTTGACAATCCGCAGTTTCATTACGAAATGGTCAACGAGTTCCTGAGCCTGTTCTTCGGACAGAATGCCTTCTTGCAGGTCACGTTCAATGTAGATATCCAGGAAAGAAGATACACGTCCCAGAGACATCGCAGCACCGTTCTGCTCTTTGATGGCAGCGAGATAACCGAAGTACAACCATTGGAACGCTTCTTTTGCAGTAGTCGCTGGCAAGGAAATATCGAACCCGTGCATATCACCCAATTGTTTCAATTCTTGCAATGCACGAATCTGCTCAGACAATTCTTCCCGCAGACGAATGACATCTTCATCAATAACATCAACTTCGAGTGCGTTCAATTCGCCTTTTTTGTTACGGATCAGGAAGTCTACTCCGTACAAAGCTACACGACGATAGTCTCCGATGATCCGGCCACGGCCGTAAGCATCTGGCAGACCTGTAATAATCCCTGCTTTACGCGCTGCACGCATATCCGAAGTATAAGCATCGAATACACCCTGGTTATGTGTTTTGCGAATGTTTGTAAATATATCAATGACGCCTTGAGGCAATTCGAAGCCATATGCTTCACATGCATCAATCATCATCCGGATTCCGCCTGTTGGTTGAATGGAACGTCTGAATGGAGCATCCGTCTGAACGCCGACAATCTGTTCTTTGGACTGATCCAGATAACCTGGTTGATGAGAAACAATTGTCGCTGGTGTGTTCACATCAACATCAAGTACACCGCCGTTATCCCGTTCTTTTTTGGTCAAATCAGATACGATCTCCCACAATTCTTTGGTATTCTGGGTTGCACCTGCTAGGAATGCTTCATCACCGTAATACGGAGTCAAGTTGTGTGCCAGAAAATCATTCACATCTACGGATTTGGTCCATGTTCCTTTGGTAAAGTTTCTCCAGCCTGTTTGTTGTTTGACATCTTTTTCAATCACCGACATCTTAATCCCTCCACTAATTTGGATTTCTGGACACATAACATCTTGCTTCATTCGTAGCATTGTGTGCCCAGAGCCGCGATTAATGTGAATTGTTTCACATAAACCGGATCATGTTCTCTCTACTTGGGAACCGGAACCGCGGGATGAATGTTTTTCTTACATTTTCAGTATACGTCTTGAGGCTTTCATCATCTGTGATTTTTGTCACAAAGTCAGTGAACTAACTCACTCCACCTGCGCTATGTCCTATTGAACCCTGTAAATTCACACATAGCCACTGCGCGGGCAGAACAACCTTCCAATCGCTGCTCACTATTTAAATTTACTGAAAAAGCGAATGAACATTAGGTGGTGTACACTGGCCACTGCAAGTAGAGAATAACCTTCCGATCGCTGTTATCCCCGGATTTTTTGATCACTTTTTCAAAGGTGAAAATCCGTTGATAAAGGCGAACGCTCCGCTTCTTCAGGTTTTTTCTCTCCTCTCCGTTATCGTGTACATGTGTAGTTCAACTGATAAAACAACAAAGTTCAAAATTTATTTTAAAGACGCATGCTTCGCTTTTTAGGTTTGTTCTGCCCCTCTGTTGTTGTGTAAAGGGAATAGTTCAAACGGCCACATCACGGATTCCGTGTAACCTCTTTAGAACCCTTTTGCTCTTCTATGCTGGAGCAAATCAAATCTTAGAATATACCCTGAAAAACAGGTGCTTCACTCTTCTGTTTTTCTGCCCGTTCTGCTCTGTTCGTCATCGTGTTAGTGTCTCACTTGCTCACTTAACTTCGTGTAACCTCTATAAAGACGGCAATCGGGGCTCCCCTCTCGGGGAACCCTGATCTTTTTTTGCCGTAAGGCACGCTTCGTTCTAGATTTGTTATTCAAACTTTCCGTAGAAAGCGTTGCGGTATACATCAGCCAGTTCAGTTACCAGCGGCAACTTCGGATTGGCGGTTGTGCATTGGTCTTCAAAGGCACGGTCTGCCAGATAATCTACATGTGCTTCGAAGTCTTTAGCATCAAATCCGATTTCTTGGAACGATTCTTCAATGCCCAATGTTTTGTTCAGTTTACGAATGGCATTAATAAGACTGGTTACGCCTTCTTCTGTCGTACGTGCAGGCAGTCCCAGAATCCGGGCAATTTCGGCATACCGCTCATCCGCTACAAAGTGCGAATATTTCGGGAACGATGCAAATTTGGTCGGTTTTTTCGCGTTGTAACGAATAACGTGTGGCATCAGAATTGCATTGGTGCGTCCGTGTGCGGTGTGGTACTGACCGCCCCATTTGTGCGCCAAGCTGTGGTTAATGCCCAGGAATGCGTTGGCAAAAGCCATACCGGCAATGGTGGAGGCATTATGCATTTTCTCACGTGCCAGTTTATCACCTTGCAGTGCCGATTGCTCCAGGTATTGGAATACCAGTTGAATCGCTTTGATCGCAAGGCCATCCGTGTAATCATTCGCCATGACAGACACATAAGCTTCAATCGCATGAGTCAGTACGTCCATACCTGTATCTGCAACGGCTGTTCTAGGCAGAGAGTATACGAATTCCGGATCGACAATCGCTACGTCTGGTGTCAGCTCATAGTCGGCCAATGGATATTTAGTATTCCCTTGATTTTTATCTGTGATAACCGCGAACGATGTTACTTCAGAACCTGTACCGGATGTCGTTGGAATCGCTACAAATTTCGCTTTTACGCCGAGACGTGGATATTTATAGATCCGTTTGCGGATATCCATGAATTTTTGTTTCAGATCGTTAAAGTCCGTGTCCGGATATTCATAGAACAACCACATGGCTTTCGCAGCATCCATCGGTGATCCCCCGCCGAGTGCGATAATGCAATCTGGCTGGAAGCGGCGCATCATTTCGGTTCCGCGATCTACCGTTGTTGTGGATGGATCTGGCTCCACATCAGAGAATACTTCGATTGCTACCGGCATTTGGCGTTGACGCAGATAGTGTTCTACCTTTTCAACATATCCCAGTTTCACCATCATGGCATCCGTAATAATCGCCACACGTGTGATGTCAGGCATTTTGGCAAGATACTGTGTTGCCCCTTTTTCGAAGTAGACTTTGTTCGGCACTTTGAACCATTGCATATTCACGGTACGGCGAGCCACCCTTTTCACATTGATTAAGTTCACAGCGGTTACGTTGGAAGAAGTCGAGTTACGTCCATATGATCCGCATCCCAGTGTCAATGATGGCATATTCGTGTTGTAGATATCCCCGATGGCACCATGTGTAGATGGTGAATTCACAATGATCCGTCCAGTTTGCAGACGATCTGCGAATTTGCCAATCACTTCTTCATTTGTGGAGTGGATCACCGAGGAGTGCCCCATGCCGCCAAAAGCAACCACTTCTGCTGCACGCTCAATGCCCTCTGCTGCTGTTTTGACTTTGTAACAAGCGAGTACCGGACTTAATTTCTCTGCCGACAATGGGAATTTGGTACCTACCCCTTCAATCTCGGCTACAAGAATTTTGGTGCCTGCAGGAACTTCAATTCCGCACAACTTCGCAATGCTCACCGCAGATTGACCCACAATCGCCGGGTTCACCGCACATTTCTCGGCATTAATTGCACCTGCTGTCAATTTTGCTGCTTCATCTTTGTTAACAAAGTAACAGCCATTCGCGATCATTTTTTTCTTCACTTGATCAAAGATCGGTTCTTCAATGATGACCGCTTGCTCGGAAGCACAGATCATGCCGTTGTCGAAGGACTTGGACAGGATCAAATCCGTCACTGCTTGATTGATATCCGCGCTTTTCTCGATAAAGCAAGGAACGTTACCCGGTCCTACGCCCAGTGCGGGTTTACCACAGCTGTACGCTGCACGTACCATGCCTGATCCGCCTGTTGCCAGAATGAGAGCCACATCATTGTGATTCATCAGTTCGTTCGTACGATCCATGGAAGGATCATCAATCCATTGGATACAATCTGCTGGAGCACCATGCTTCACCGCTGCATCCCGCAGGATTTTGGCAGCTTCGCGGCTACAATTCTGTGCAGATGGGTGGAAACCAAAGATAATCGGGTTACGCGTCTTGATGGAGATCAGTGCTTTAAACATCGTTGTTGATGTTGGATTCGTGACGGGTGTAATCCCCATAATAATACCGACCGGCTCCGCGATTTTCTGGAAGCTCTCATACTCGTTATCTTCAATTACACCTACGGTTTTGTCATACTTGATGCTGTGGTAGACATATTCTGTTGCAAATATATTTTTGGTGATTTTATCCTCATATACTCCGCGGCCTGTTTCTTCTACGGCCATCTTGGCGAGCATCATGTGTTTATCCAGACCCGCAAGCGCCATCGCTTGCACAATCCGGTCAATCTGCATCTGATCCATCTTCATGAATGCGGCGTGTGCTTTATTCGCTTTGTCGATTAACGTTTGAATATACTGACCTGCTGTCGGTTCTTTTGCTGGGGCGACCTCGTTCTTTACAGCCATCTCCCTCATCCTCCTAAAGGTTCGTATTGGTTTGTCTCTCTTCTTTACATTCACATCGTAACATGACCATAAACTTAATTATGTGATTTTTTTCACAAAGTATAACAAATTTAATTTAAGTTTTGTAGTGTCCTTCATCCAACCATTTTCACTTCCTATTTAAAGTATAGGGCTGTAAAAATCATGTTCTCCAATAAAAGTGAATTTAATCACAATGTTTGAAATTTCGTCATTTTTGCCCCCTT of Paenibacillus sp. FSL R5-0517 contains these proteins:
- the pflB gene encoding formate C-acetyltransferase, translated to MSVIEKDVKQQTGWRNFTKGTWTKSVDVNDFLAHNLTPYYGDEAFLAGATQNTKELWEIVSDLTKKERDNGGVLDVDVNTPATIVSHQPGYLDQSKEQIVGVQTDAPFRRSIQPTGGIRMMIDACEAYGFELPQGVIDIFTNIRKTHNQGVFDAYTSDMRAARKAGIITGLPDAYGRGRIIGDYRRVALYGVDFLIRNKKGELNALEVDVIDEDVIRLREELSEQIRALQELKQLGDMHGFDISLPATTAKEAFQWLYFGYLAAIKEQNGAAMSLGRVSSFLDIYIERDLQEGILSEEQAQELVDHFVMKLRIVKFLRTPDYNELFSGDPTWVTESIGGMSVNGETRVTKNSFRFLHTLHNLGPAPEPNLTVLWSTKLPEAFKDYCSKVSIETSSIQYENDDLMRPIYGDDYGIACCVSAMKIGKQMQFFGARANLAKALLYAINGGRDEKSGAQVGPEYPAITSEVLDYNEVMKRFKPMMEWLAKLYMNTLNVIHYMHDKYSYERIEMALHDRDIVRTMACGIAGLSVTADSLSAIKYAKVKPIRNEQGIAVDFEIEGDFPCYGNNEDSVDSIAVELVESFMGMIRKHKAYRNAIPTQSVLTITSNVVYGKKTGTTPDGRKAGEPFAPGANPMHGRDKKGALASLGSVAKLPYEHSLDGISNTFSIVPKALGKEETTRKSNLTAMMDGYFGQNAHHLNVNVFDRQQLIDAMDHPENYPQLTVRVSGYAVNFIKLTREQQLDVINRTFHGSM
- the adhE gene encoding bifunctional acetaldehyde-CoA/alcohol dehydrogenase, with the protein product MAVKNEVAPAKEPTAGQYIQTLIDKANKAHAAFMKMDQMQIDRIVQAMALAGLDKHMMLAKMAVEETGRGVYEDKITKNIFATEYVYHSIKYDKTVGVIEDNEYESFQKIAEPVGIIMGITPVTNPTSTTMFKALISIKTRNPIIFGFHPSAQNCSREAAKILRDAAVKHGAPADCIQWIDDPSMDRTNELMNHNDVALILATGGSGMVRAAYSCGKPALGVGPGNVPCFIEKSADINQAVTDLILSKSFDNGMICASEQAVIIEEPIFDQVKKKMIANGCYFVNKDEAAKLTAGAINAEKCAVNPAIVGQSAVSIAKLCGIEVPAGTKILVAEIEGVGTKFPLSAEKLSPVLACYKVKTAAEGIERAAEVVAFGGMGHSSVIHSTNEEVIGKFADRLQTGRIIVNSPSTHGAIGDIYNTNMPSLTLGCGSYGRNSTSSNVTAVNLINVKRVARRTVNMQWFKVPNKVYFEKGATQYLAKMPDITRVAIITDAMMVKLGYVEKVEHYLRQRQMPVAIEVFSDVEPDPSTTTVDRGTEMMRRFQPDCIIALGGGSPMDAAKAMWLFYEYPDTDFNDLKQKFMDIRKRIYKYPRLGVKAKFVAIPTTSGTGSEVTSFAVITDKNQGNTKYPLADYELTPDVAIVDPEFVYSLPRTAVADTGMDVLTHAIEAYVSVMANDYTDGLAIKAIQLVFQYLEQSALQGDKLAREKMHNASTIAGMAFANAFLGINHSLAHKWGGQYHTAHGRTNAILMPHVIRYNAKKPTKFASFPKYSHFVADERYAEIARILGLPARTTEEGVTSLINAIRKLNKTLGIEESFQEIGFDAKDFEAHVDYLADRAFEDQCTTANPKLPLVTELADVYRNAFYGKFE